The following are from one region of the Jeongeupia sp. USM3 genome:
- the phnD gene encoding phosphonate ABC transporter substrate-binding protein yields MKRLLSRARLALVSLMLTGPCLAAQPLSIGLIPAEDSQAMIESSRQVLDALEKQLGTPVKPFVATDYNGVIEALRAKKLDVAYLGPFSYVLASSVADVEAFSVAVTKKTGQSAYKSIIIARKDSGISTPAELKGRNFAFVDPSSASGHLFPKSGLQQAGFDPDKLFGRVLFSGSHDASILAVANGKVDAAAVADRIFNAAVAKGQIKAEDFKIVWSSRPIPESPMVWRKDLPPAVKDKLAKALANLKDVKWGDQGMLNGFQPTNDAAYDVVRDTAKVLKLDLRSMK; encoded by the coding sequence ATGAAACGCCTGCTGTCCCGGGCCCGTCTGGCCCTTGTCTCCCTGATGTTGACCGGCCCGTGTCTGGCCGCCCAGCCACTGAGCATCGGCCTGATCCCGGCCGAGGACTCCCAGGCCATGATCGAGTCGAGCCGCCAGGTGCTCGACGCGCTGGAAAAACAGCTGGGTACGCCGGTCAAGCCGTTCGTGGCGACCGACTACAACGGCGTGATCGAAGCGCTGCGCGCCAAAAAACTGGACGTCGCCTACCTCGGGCCGTTTTCCTATGTGCTGGCCAGTTCGGTTGCCGACGTCGAGGCCTTCTCGGTGGCCGTGACCAAGAAAACCGGCCAGAGCGCCTACAAGAGCATCATCATTGCCCGCAAGGACAGCGGCATCAGCACGCCGGCCGAGCTGAAAGGGCGCAACTTTGCCTTCGTCGACCCTAGCTCGGCTTCGGGCCACCTGTTCCCCAAGTCGGGGCTGCAGCAAGCCGGTTTCGATCCGGACAAGCTGTTCGGCCGCGTGCTGTTCTCCGGTTCGCACGATGCGAGCATTCTGGCCGTCGCCAACGGCAAGGTCGACGCCGCCGCCGTGGCCGACCGCATCTTCAATGCCGCGGTCGCCAAGGGCCAGATCAAGGCCGAGGACTTCAAGATCGTCTGGTCGTCGCGGCCGATTCCGGAGTCGCCGATGGTCTGGCGCAAGGACCTGCCGCCGGCGGTCAAGGACAAGCTGGCCAAGGCGCTGGCCAACCTCAAGGACGTGAAGTGGGGTGACCAGGGCATGCTCAACGGCTTCCAGCCGACCAATGACGCGGCGTATGACGTGGTTCGCGATACCGCCAAGGTGCTCAAGCTCGACCTGCGGAGCATGAAGTGA